A window from Megalobrama amblycephala isolate DHTTF-2021 linkage group LG21, ASM1881202v1, whole genome shotgun sequence encodes these proteins:
- the LOC125256312 gene encoding mucin-5AC-like isoform X2, which yields MISCGLMCYFLIHLLFESRLFSLAVMELFIFTAFLLLMEVQSYKSPAVKVSPEVISESRSVKMICETPAGVTVKQCNFYRNSEQKNIKPSPSCELDLTGAEVLIWAAVKSPASVDINCFYTIHEDGIDKPSSHSPAATVTVLGSLQKPFISYNGDDVHPVISCEIPLSVRADFTCSLYTEDVLLYTRVSQTQRRQSGDHYCMFYLSHSELLTRSVNSLSCDYSLNTEPEIRSPRSDTITVRGLPQAKLTASASVIKETDTVQLSCENTEDLKMEMCYFNIYGRESNSKLSSSCQLSLTGSEISIWSEGQSSSVRITCFYTVKKSQVLVPSPHSDPVTVTVQISTTDTHVKTAKKTSLPSMSTSETHSTDLHSRSNWPTSTSEETTFSTAATTAHVTAMTTYSLSKSNPPTSTTKENTFSMATSTLPINRRMSDLSTWKPISAVTSTQKTSQRDTKISTTAAVSTTQTPASTGNDTWFIALVSCGVGVILTAPICLCCFACKKRRRKNNKMTSDVPSQEIGMSSGPAETYSLITSVPVTSQPISVGLEHPDSHQDNTPDPTATSSFIMFENSIYQPSGVLVNKQQKEGNTKENENVYHLYCTIPDRPVHSNAADQIYSLVKMH from the exons ATGATTTCCTGTGGTCTAATGTGTTACTTCCTGATTCACCTATTGTTTGAGTCTCGTCTCTTTTCTCTTGCTGTAATGGAGTTGTTCATCTTCACTGCTTTTCTTCTCCTTATGGAGGTTCAGTCTTACA AATCTCCTGCTGTAAAAGTATCTCCAGAAGTCATAAGTGAGTCCAGATCAGTGAAGATGATCTGTGAGACTCCAGCAGGTGTTACAGTGAAACAGTGTAATTTCTACAGAAACAGTGAACAGAAGAATATAAAACCCAGTCCATCATGTGAGCTCGATCTCACTGGTGCTGAAGTGCTCATATGGGCAGCTGTAAAATCACCTGCATCAGTCGACATTAACTGCTTCTACACAATACATGAGGACGGGATTGATAAACCATCATCTCATTCTCCTGCTGCCACAGTGACGGTTCTAG GTTCACTTCAGAAACCCTTCATCAGTTATAATGGTGATGATGTCCATCCTGTCATATCATGTGAAATACCACTTTCAGTCAGAGCTGATTTCACCTGTAGTCTCTACACTGAGGATGTTCTTCTGTACACAAGAGTCTCTCAGACTCAGAGGAGACAGTCTGGAGATCattattgtatgttttatttaagtCATAGTGAACTCTTGACACGATCAGTGAACAGTCTGAGCTGTGATTATTCACTCAACACTGAACCTGAGATCAGATCACCGCGCAGTGacacaatcactgtcagag GTCTTCCTCAGGCCAAGTTAACAGCATCTGCTTCAGTTATTAAGGAAACGGACACAGTTCAGCTGAGCTGTGAGAATACTGAAGATCTGAAGATGGAGATGTGTTACTTTAACATCTATGGAAGAGAAAGTAACTCAAAACTGAGCTCATCATGTCAGCTCTCACTCACTGGATCTGAAATCAGTATTTGGTCAGAAGGTCAGAGTTCATCTGTGAGAATAACCTGCTTCTACACTGTGAAGAAGTCACAAGTTCTCGTACCATCTCCTCACTCTGATCCAGTGACAGTAACAGTCCAAA TTTCAACAACAGATACACATGTTAAAACAGCCAAGAAAACTT CTTTACCTTCAATGTCCACTTCTGAAACGCACAGTACTG aCCTCCATTCTAGGTCAAACTGGCCAACCAGCACATCAGAGGAAACCACAT TTTCAACAGCAGCTACCACTGCACATGTGACAGCCATGACAACCT aCTCACTTTCCAAATCAAACCCGCCAACCAGCACAACAAAGGAAAACACAT tttccATGGCAACCTCTACTCTGCCTATTAACAGAAGAATGTCAGATCTTAGTACTTGGAAGCCAA TTTCAGCAGTAACGTCCACACAAAAAACTTCACAAAGGGACACAAAAATAT CAACAACGGCTGCTGTTTCCACTACTCAAACCCCAGCATCCACCGGAAACG ACACATGGTTTATAGCTCTGGTTTCCTGTGGTGTTGGTGTCATTTTGACTGCACCCATCTGTCTGTGCTGCTTTGCAT GTAAAAAAAGAAGACGAAAAAA CAATAAAATGACATCAGATGTGCCCAGTCAAGAAATTGGTATG AGTTCTGGACCTGCAGAGACATATTCTCTGATCACTTCTGTACCAGTCACATCTCAGCCCATATCTGTGG GCCTCGAACACCCAGATTCCCATCAGGACAACACACCAGATCCTACAGCAACTTCCTCTTTCATTATGTTTGAAAATTCAATTTACCAGCCCTCAG GGGTTTTGGTCAATAAACAACAGAAAGAGGgaaatacaaaagaaaatgag AATGTTTACCACCTGTACTGCACGATCCCTGACAGACCAGTTCACTCAAACGCAGCAGATCAAATCTACAGTTTGGTGAAGATGCACTGA
- the LOC125256312 gene encoding uncharacterized protein LOC125256312 isoform X4 produces the protein MISCGLMCYFLIHLLFESRLFSLAVMELFIFTAFLLLMEVQSYKSPAVKVSPEVISESRSVKMICETPAGVTVKQCNFYRNSEQKNIKPSPSCELDLTGAEVLIWAAVKSPASVDINCFYTIHEDGIDKPSSHSPAATVTVLGSLQKPFISYNGDDVHPVISCEIPLSVRADFTCSLYTEDVLLYTRVSQTQRRQSGDHYCMFYLSHSELLTRSVNSLSCDYSLNTEPEIRSPRSDTITVRGLPQAKLTASASVIKETDTVQLSCENTEDLKMEMCYFNIYGRESNSKLSSSCQLSLTGSEISIWSEGQSSSVRITCFYTVKKSQVLVPSPHSDPVTVTVQISTTDTHVKTAKKTSLPSMSTSETHSTDLHSRSNWPTSTSEETTYSLSKSNPPTSTTKENTFSMATSTLPINRRMSDLSTWKPISAVTSTQKTSQRDTKISTTAAVSTTQTPASTGNDTWFIALVSCGVGVILTAPICLCCFACKKRRRKNNKMTSDVPSQEIGMSSGPAETYSLITSVPVTSQPISVGLEHPDSHQDNTPDPTATSSFIMFENSIYQPSGVLVNKQQKEGNTKENENVYHLYCTIPDRPVHSNAADQIYSLVKMH, from the exons ATGATTTCCTGTGGTCTAATGTGTTACTTCCTGATTCACCTATTGTTTGAGTCTCGTCTCTTTTCTCTTGCTGTAATGGAGTTGTTCATCTTCACTGCTTTTCTTCTCCTTATGGAGGTTCAGTCTTACA AATCTCCTGCTGTAAAAGTATCTCCAGAAGTCATAAGTGAGTCCAGATCAGTGAAGATGATCTGTGAGACTCCAGCAGGTGTTACAGTGAAACAGTGTAATTTCTACAGAAACAGTGAACAGAAGAATATAAAACCCAGTCCATCATGTGAGCTCGATCTCACTGGTGCTGAAGTGCTCATATGGGCAGCTGTAAAATCACCTGCATCAGTCGACATTAACTGCTTCTACACAATACATGAGGACGGGATTGATAAACCATCATCTCATTCTCCTGCTGCCACAGTGACGGTTCTAG GTTCACTTCAGAAACCCTTCATCAGTTATAATGGTGATGATGTCCATCCTGTCATATCATGTGAAATACCACTTTCAGTCAGAGCTGATTTCACCTGTAGTCTCTACACTGAGGATGTTCTTCTGTACACAAGAGTCTCTCAGACTCAGAGGAGACAGTCTGGAGATCattattgtatgttttatttaagtCATAGTGAACTCTTGACACGATCAGTGAACAGTCTGAGCTGTGATTATTCACTCAACACTGAACCTGAGATCAGATCACCGCGCAGTGacacaatcactgtcagag GTCTTCCTCAGGCCAAGTTAACAGCATCTGCTTCAGTTATTAAGGAAACGGACACAGTTCAGCTGAGCTGTGAGAATACTGAAGATCTGAAGATGGAGATGTGTTACTTTAACATCTATGGAAGAGAAAGTAACTCAAAACTGAGCTCATCATGTCAGCTCTCACTCACTGGATCTGAAATCAGTATTTGGTCAGAAGGTCAGAGTTCATCTGTGAGAATAACCTGCTTCTACACTGTGAAGAAGTCACAAGTTCTCGTACCATCTCCTCACTCTGATCCAGTGACAGTAACAGTCCAAA TTTCAACAACAGATACACATGTTAAAACAGCCAAGAAAACTT CTTTACCTTCAATGTCCACTTCTGAAACGCACAGTACTG aCCTCCATTCTAGGTCAAACTGGCCAACCAGCACATCAGAGGAAACCACAT aCTCACTTTCCAAATCAAACCCGCCAACCAGCACAACAAAGGAAAACACAT tttccATGGCAACCTCTACTCTGCCTATTAACAGAAGAATGTCAGATCTTAGTACTTGGAAGCCAA TTTCAGCAGTAACGTCCACACAAAAAACTTCACAAAGGGACACAAAAATAT CAACAACGGCTGCTGTTTCCACTACTCAAACCCCAGCATCCACCGGAAACG ACACATGGTTTATAGCTCTGGTTTCCTGTGGTGTTGGTGTCATTTTGACTGCACCCATCTGTCTGTGCTGCTTTGCAT GTAAAAAAAGAAGACGAAAAAA CAATAAAATGACATCAGATGTGCCCAGTCAAGAAATTGGTATG AGTTCTGGACCTGCAGAGACATATTCTCTGATCACTTCTGTACCAGTCACATCTCAGCCCATATCTGTGG GCCTCGAACACCCAGATTCCCATCAGGACAACACACCAGATCCTACAGCAACTTCCTCTTTCATTATGTTTGAAAATTCAATTTACCAGCCCTCAG GGGTTTTGGTCAATAAACAACAGAAAGAGGgaaatacaaaagaaaatgag AATGTTTACCACCTGTACTGCACGATCCCTGACAGACCAGTTCACTCAAACGCAGCAGATCAAATCTACAGTTTGGTGAAGATGCACTGA
- the LOC125256312 gene encoding mucin-5AC-like isoform X1: MISCGLMCYFLIHLLFESRLFSLAVMELFIFTAFLLLMEVQSYKSPAVKVSPEVISESRSVKMICETPAGVTVKQCNFYRNSEQKNIKPSPSCELDLTGAEVLIWAAVKSPASVDINCFYTIHEDGIDKPSSHSPAATVTVLGSLQKPFISYNGDDVHPVISCEIPLSVRADFTCSLYTEDVLLYTRVSQTQRRQSGDHYCMFYLSHSELLTRSVNSLSCDYSLNTEPEIRSPRSDTITVRGLPQAKLTASASVIKETDTVQLSCENTEDLKMEMCYFNIYGRESNSKLSSSCQLSLTGSEISIWSEGQSSSVRITCFYTVKKSQVLVPSPHSDPVTVTVQISTTDTHVKTAKKTSLPSMSTSETHSTVDLHSRSNWPTSTSEETTFSTAATTAHVTAMTTYSLSKSNPPTSTTKENTFSMATSTLPINRRMSDLSTWKPISAVTSTQKTSQRDTKISTTAAVSTTQTPASTGNDTWFIALVSCGVGVILTAPICLCCFACKKRRRKNNKMTSDVPSQEIGMSSGPAETYSLITSVPVTSQPISVGLEHPDSHQDNTPDPTATSSFIMFENSIYQPSGVLVNKQQKEGNTKENENVYHLYCTIPDRPVHSNAADQIYSLVKMH; encoded by the exons ATGATTTCCTGTGGTCTAATGTGTTACTTCCTGATTCACCTATTGTTTGAGTCTCGTCTCTTTTCTCTTGCTGTAATGGAGTTGTTCATCTTCACTGCTTTTCTTCTCCTTATGGAGGTTCAGTCTTACA AATCTCCTGCTGTAAAAGTATCTCCAGAAGTCATAAGTGAGTCCAGATCAGTGAAGATGATCTGTGAGACTCCAGCAGGTGTTACAGTGAAACAGTGTAATTTCTACAGAAACAGTGAACAGAAGAATATAAAACCCAGTCCATCATGTGAGCTCGATCTCACTGGTGCTGAAGTGCTCATATGGGCAGCTGTAAAATCACCTGCATCAGTCGACATTAACTGCTTCTACACAATACATGAGGACGGGATTGATAAACCATCATCTCATTCTCCTGCTGCCACAGTGACGGTTCTAG GTTCACTTCAGAAACCCTTCATCAGTTATAATGGTGATGATGTCCATCCTGTCATATCATGTGAAATACCACTTTCAGTCAGAGCTGATTTCACCTGTAGTCTCTACACTGAGGATGTTCTTCTGTACACAAGAGTCTCTCAGACTCAGAGGAGACAGTCTGGAGATCattattgtatgttttatttaagtCATAGTGAACTCTTGACACGATCAGTGAACAGTCTGAGCTGTGATTATTCACTCAACACTGAACCTGAGATCAGATCACCGCGCAGTGacacaatcactgtcagag GTCTTCCTCAGGCCAAGTTAACAGCATCTGCTTCAGTTATTAAGGAAACGGACACAGTTCAGCTGAGCTGTGAGAATACTGAAGATCTGAAGATGGAGATGTGTTACTTTAACATCTATGGAAGAGAAAGTAACTCAAAACTGAGCTCATCATGTCAGCTCTCACTCACTGGATCTGAAATCAGTATTTGGTCAGAAGGTCAGAGTTCATCTGTGAGAATAACCTGCTTCTACACTGTGAAGAAGTCACAAGTTCTCGTACCATCTCCTCACTCTGATCCAGTGACAGTAACAGTCCAAA TTTCAACAACAGATACACATGTTAAAACAGCCAAGAAAACTT CTTTACCTTCAATGTCCACTTCTGAAACGCACAGTACTG tagaCCTCCATTCTAGGTCAAACTGGCCAACCAGCACATCAGAGGAAACCACAT TTTCAACAGCAGCTACCACTGCACATGTGACAGCCATGACAACCT aCTCACTTTCCAAATCAAACCCGCCAACCAGCACAACAAAGGAAAACACAT tttccATGGCAACCTCTACTCTGCCTATTAACAGAAGAATGTCAGATCTTAGTACTTGGAAGCCAA TTTCAGCAGTAACGTCCACACAAAAAACTTCACAAAGGGACACAAAAATAT CAACAACGGCTGCTGTTTCCACTACTCAAACCCCAGCATCCACCGGAAACG ACACATGGTTTATAGCTCTGGTTTCCTGTGGTGTTGGTGTCATTTTGACTGCACCCATCTGTCTGTGCTGCTTTGCAT GTAAAAAAAGAAGACGAAAAAA CAATAAAATGACATCAGATGTGCCCAGTCAAGAAATTGGTATG AGTTCTGGACCTGCAGAGACATATTCTCTGATCACTTCTGTACCAGTCACATCTCAGCCCATATCTGTGG GCCTCGAACACCCAGATTCCCATCAGGACAACACACCAGATCCTACAGCAACTTCCTCTTTCATTATGTTTGAAAATTCAATTTACCAGCCCTCAG GGGTTTTGGTCAATAAACAACAGAAAGAGGgaaatacaaaagaaaatgag AATGTTTACCACCTGTACTGCACGATCCCTGACAGACCAGTTCACTCAAACGCAGCAGATCAAATCTACAGTTTGGTGAAGATGCACTGA
- the LOC125256312 gene encoding uncharacterized protein LOC125256312 isoform X3, translating to MISCGLMCYFLIHLLFESRLFSLAVMELFIFTAFLLLMEVQSYKSPAVKVSPEVISESRSVKMICETPAGVTVKQCNFYRNSEQKNIKPSPSCELDLTGAEVLIWAAVKSPASVDINCFYTIHEDGIDKPSSHSPAATVTVLGSLQKPFISYNGDDVHPVISCEIPLSVRADFTCSLYTEDVLLYTRVSQTQRRQSGDHYCMFYLSHSELLTRSVNSLSCDYSLNTEPEIRSPRSDTITVRGLPQAKLTASASVIKETDTVQLSCENTEDLKMEMCYFNIYGRESNSKLSSSCQLSLTGSEISIWSEGQSSSVRITCFYTVKKSQVLVPSPHSDPVTVTVQISTTDTHVKTAKKTSLPSMSTSETHSTVDLHSRSNWPTSTSEETTYSLSKSNPPTSTTKENTFSMATSTLPINRRMSDLSTWKPISAVTSTQKTSQRDTKISTTAAVSTTQTPASTGNDTWFIALVSCGVGVILTAPICLCCFACKKRRRKNNKMTSDVPSQEIGMSSGPAETYSLITSVPVTSQPISVGLEHPDSHQDNTPDPTATSSFIMFENSIYQPSGVLVNKQQKEGNTKENENVYHLYCTIPDRPVHSNAADQIYSLVKMH from the exons ATGATTTCCTGTGGTCTAATGTGTTACTTCCTGATTCACCTATTGTTTGAGTCTCGTCTCTTTTCTCTTGCTGTAATGGAGTTGTTCATCTTCACTGCTTTTCTTCTCCTTATGGAGGTTCAGTCTTACA AATCTCCTGCTGTAAAAGTATCTCCAGAAGTCATAAGTGAGTCCAGATCAGTGAAGATGATCTGTGAGACTCCAGCAGGTGTTACAGTGAAACAGTGTAATTTCTACAGAAACAGTGAACAGAAGAATATAAAACCCAGTCCATCATGTGAGCTCGATCTCACTGGTGCTGAAGTGCTCATATGGGCAGCTGTAAAATCACCTGCATCAGTCGACATTAACTGCTTCTACACAATACATGAGGACGGGATTGATAAACCATCATCTCATTCTCCTGCTGCCACAGTGACGGTTCTAG GTTCACTTCAGAAACCCTTCATCAGTTATAATGGTGATGATGTCCATCCTGTCATATCATGTGAAATACCACTTTCAGTCAGAGCTGATTTCACCTGTAGTCTCTACACTGAGGATGTTCTTCTGTACACAAGAGTCTCTCAGACTCAGAGGAGACAGTCTGGAGATCattattgtatgttttatttaagtCATAGTGAACTCTTGACACGATCAGTGAACAGTCTGAGCTGTGATTATTCACTCAACACTGAACCTGAGATCAGATCACCGCGCAGTGacacaatcactgtcagag GTCTTCCTCAGGCCAAGTTAACAGCATCTGCTTCAGTTATTAAGGAAACGGACACAGTTCAGCTGAGCTGTGAGAATACTGAAGATCTGAAGATGGAGATGTGTTACTTTAACATCTATGGAAGAGAAAGTAACTCAAAACTGAGCTCATCATGTCAGCTCTCACTCACTGGATCTGAAATCAGTATTTGGTCAGAAGGTCAGAGTTCATCTGTGAGAATAACCTGCTTCTACACTGTGAAGAAGTCACAAGTTCTCGTACCATCTCCTCACTCTGATCCAGTGACAGTAACAGTCCAAA TTTCAACAACAGATACACATGTTAAAACAGCCAAGAAAACTT CTTTACCTTCAATGTCCACTTCTGAAACGCACAGTACTG tagaCCTCCATTCTAGGTCAAACTGGCCAACCAGCACATCAGAGGAAACCACAT aCTCACTTTCCAAATCAAACCCGCCAACCAGCACAACAAAGGAAAACACAT tttccATGGCAACCTCTACTCTGCCTATTAACAGAAGAATGTCAGATCTTAGTACTTGGAAGCCAA TTTCAGCAGTAACGTCCACACAAAAAACTTCACAAAGGGACACAAAAATAT CAACAACGGCTGCTGTTTCCACTACTCAAACCCCAGCATCCACCGGAAACG ACACATGGTTTATAGCTCTGGTTTCCTGTGGTGTTGGTGTCATTTTGACTGCACCCATCTGTCTGTGCTGCTTTGCAT GTAAAAAAAGAAGACGAAAAAA CAATAAAATGACATCAGATGTGCCCAGTCAAGAAATTGGTATG AGTTCTGGACCTGCAGAGACATATTCTCTGATCACTTCTGTACCAGTCACATCTCAGCCCATATCTGTGG GCCTCGAACACCCAGATTCCCATCAGGACAACACACCAGATCCTACAGCAACTTCCTCTTTCATTATGTTTGAAAATTCAATTTACCAGCCCTCAG GGGTTTTGGTCAATAAACAACAGAAAGAGGgaaatacaaaagaaaatgag AATGTTTACCACCTGTACTGCACGATCCCTGACAGACCAGTTCACTCAAACGCAGCAGATCAAATCTACAGTTTGGTGAAGATGCACTGA
- the LOC125256414 gene encoding uncharacterized protein LOC125256414 encodes MIYVHLHRTDCTSIKARQGLFSLAGMELFIFTAFLLLMEVQSYKSPAVKVSPEVISESSSVKMICETPADVTVNQCHFYINREKEKNIKVSPSCELDLTGVEVLRWAAVKSPASVDINCFYIIHEHGIDKPSSQSPAAKVTVLGPLQKPFISYNKDDVQPIITCKMPLSVSDDVTCNLYTEDVLLYRSFSLTQRGRSGDHYCPFYRSYSELLTGSVSRQLSCDYSLNTEPEIRSPRSDTITIRGGFGRSLCLTHRKKPVSA; translated from the exons ATGATATACGTTCATCTTCATAGAACTGACTGCACAAGCATTAAGGCAAGGCAAGGTCTCTTTTCTCTTGCTGGAATGGAGTTGTTCATCTTCACTGCTTTTCTTCTCCTTATGGAGGTTCAGTCTTACA AATCTCCTGCTGTAAAAGTATCTCCAGAAGTCATAAGTGAGTCCAGCTCAGTGAAGATGATCTGTGAGACTCCAGCAGATGTTACAGTGAATCAGTGTCATTTCTACATTaacagagaaaaagagaagaataTTAAAGTCAGTCCATCTTGTGAGCTCGATCTCACTGGTGTTGAAGTGCTCAGATGGGCAGCTGTAAAATCACCTGCATCAGTCGACATTAACTGCTTCTACATTATACATGAGCACGGGATTGATAAACCATCATCTCAGTCTCCTGCTGCCAAAGTGACGGTTCTAG GTCCACTTCAGAAACCATTCATCAGTTATAATAAGGATGATGTCCAGCCCATCATAACATGTAAAATGCCACTTTCTGTCAGCGATGATGTCACCTGTAATCTCTACACTGAGGATGTTCTTCTGTACAGAAGTTTCTCTCTGACTCAGAGGGGAAGGTCTGGAGATCATTATTGTCCGTTTTATCGAAGCTATAGTGAACTCTTGACAGGATCTGTAAGCAGACAGCTGAGCTGTGATTATTCACTCAACACTGAACCTGAGATCAGATCACCGCGCAGTGACACAATCACCATCAGAG gtggtttcggacgcagcctcTGTCTGACGCATAGAAAGAAGCCTGTTTCTGCATAA